One Cystobacter fuscus DSM 2262 genomic window carries:
- a CDS encoding aldo/keto reductase — MNYRMLGRTGLYVSELCFGAMTFGGEGRFKAIGTQGQSEADALVGRCLDTGINFFDTANVYSNGLSEQILGKALGERRKDVVLATKVRGRMGPGVNEVGLSRGHIMDSVHASLKRLGTDYIDLYQIHGFDAVTPIDETLRALDDLVRQGKVRYLGASNLAAWQLMKALGISEHRGLARFESLQAYYSIAGRELERELVPLMKDQQVGLMVWSPLAGGFLSGKYRRGAQGPEGARRTQFDFPPVNQERAYSVIDVMDGIAKAHSSSVARVALAWLLHQPHVTTIVIGAKTAEQLEDNLAAPELKLSPEQLAALETASALPPEYPGWMLAFQGQNRSPEQK, encoded by the coding sequence ATGAACTACCGGATGCTGGGCCGCACGGGCCTGTATGTGTCGGAGCTGTGTTTCGGAGCGATGACGTTTGGTGGCGAGGGCCGGTTCAAGGCCATCGGGACCCAGGGCCAGTCCGAGGCCGATGCGCTGGTGGGCCGTTGTCTGGACACGGGCATCAACTTCTTCGACACCGCCAACGTCTATTCCAACGGCCTGTCCGAGCAGATCCTCGGCAAGGCGCTGGGGGAGCGGCGCAAGGATGTCGTGCTCGCCACCAAGGTGCGCGGGCGCATGGGTCCCGGTGTCAACGAGGTCGGCCTCTCTCGTGGACACATCATGGACTCGGTGCATGCCAGCTTGAAGCGGCTGGGCACCGACTACATCGACCTGTACCAGATTCATGGTTTCGATGCCGTCACACCCATTGATGAGACCTTGCGCGCGCTCGATGACCTCGTGCGTCAAGGCAAGGTGCGCTACCTCGGGGCCTCCAACCTCGCGGCCTGGCAGTTGATGAAGGCGCTCGGCATCAGCGAGCACCGAGGGCTCGCGCGCTTCGAGTCGTTGCAGGCCTACTACAGCATCGCGGGCAGGGAGCTGGAGCGGGAGCTGGTGCCCTTGATGAAGGACCAGCAGGTGGGCCTGATGGTGTGGAGCCCGCTGGCGGGTGGTTTCCTCAGCGGCAAGTACCGCCGGGGAGCCCAGGGTCCCGAGGGCGCTCGCCGCACCCAGTTCGACTTCCCCCCGGTGAACCAGGAGCGGGCCTACTCCGTCATCGACGTGATGGATGGCATCGCCAAGGCGCACTCCAGCTCGGTGGCGCGGGTGGCGCTCGCGTGGTTGCTGCACCAGCCGCACGTCACGACGATCGTCATCGGAGCCAAGACAGCCGAGCAGCTCGAGGACAACCTCGCGGCGCCCGAGTTGAAGCTCTCGCCCGAGCAGCTCGCCGCGCTGGAGACCGCCTCGGCGCTGCCTCCCGAGTACCCGGGCTGGATGCTGGCCTTCCAGGGCCAGAACCGCTCTCCCGAGCAGAAGTAG